A window of the Natronomonas salina genome harbors these coding sequences:
- a CDS encoding DUF5785 family protein yields the protein MTDWPHDPDGEEGSEGMRKYGQAILAKKLDEEEDFPLQKADYVEDYGDEPVRLNHQRVVSVEEIFQHVDEDEFEDIVSFHKAVGRAMRSAGMWEIDVRKYA from the coding sequence ATGACAGATTGGCCGCACGACCCCGACGGCGAGGAGGGTTCCGAGGGGATGCGCAAGTACGGGCAGGCGATCCTCGCGAAGAAGCTCGACGAGGAGGAGGACTTCCCCCTGCAGAAGGCGGACTACGTCGAGGACTACGGCGACGAACCCGTCCGGCTGAACCACCAGCGGGTCGTCAGCGTCGAGGAGATCTTCCAGCACGTCGACGAGGACGAGTTCGAGGACATCGTCTCCTTCCACAAGGCCGTCGGCCGCGCGATGCGTTCCGCCGGGATGTGGGAGATCGACGTCCGGAAGTACGCCTGA